The DNA segment TTAAGAAACAATTTATCttctccccatctgaagagaaaacgaaagtcccataaggaagaatgtgatttggttgaggaaggtcattaaaccaattgttcatGACCGCTATAAGATTCCGCTGCGTGTTGATCAAGCTCTATGGATCCATgtattccttaaaacctcttgataatttaatgtaatgtgttttggtgctcatttggtattttataatgtttattaaaaattgtcaACATTTCCACCTCTCATGCGCAGCTCTCACTGCCTCCCCGCCCCCTCTTGTCCTCACACCCTGTGTGTACAAGGTCTTGTTAAGGAATTATTCGTCGCAGCTCTCACTGCCTCCCCGCCCCCTCTTGTCCTCACACCCTGTGTGTACAAGGTCTTGTTAAGGAATTATTCGTCACAATCCTTATCGACTCGGGTAGCTCGCATAACATTATGCAACCACAAATTGCTAAGTTTCTACACTTCCCTATTTAGGCTCTGACCTTGTACTTTGTAATTGTCAGCAATAGTGAGTCCATTCAATGCTCCGGTAGTTGCTCAGATGTATTGGTGACGCTTGTGGGTGAGACCTTCTCTATTCCATTTTATGTCCTACCTATTCATGGGGTCGATTTGGTGCTAGGTGTTCAATGGTTACAAACTCTTGGTGCTTTCTTATCTGATTACAACATTCCATCCATCCAATTCTAGTACATTGGAAAAGCAATTACTATATCAGGTCCTAGTTCCCATTTGCCTGCACCTGCAACTTTTTCTCAGTTTTGCcgatttatttttactaactcAATAGCCTCATGTCATGCTATTTTCTGTGAATTGTGTGGAGGACAAGCCGAGTGTGCGGGGAAATTCCACGGAACTTGTGGAAGCTGCTAAATTGCAACCTGACATCGCCCAACTTATTCACTATCATGCATCGGTTTTCAGCATCCCAAAAGGCCTTCCTCCTCATCGCTTACAAGATCATCACATTCACTTAAATCTCGAGTCTCAACCGGTGAATGTCTGACCCTTCAGatatcaatatttttagaaGGAAGTCATTACAAAAATGATTCAAGACATGTGTTTTCTAGTATGATGAGCCTGTTAGAGTGGGGGACCTGTTAGAGTTATTGGGCCAATGCAGAATGATGAGCCTGCGAAGGAAAGGACCAAAAGAATGAGGAAAACCCCAAGTTGGCTGAAGGATTATGTGTGAATATTCCTTATTGTTGTTGCAGCGTTTGTTAGGATTTTCAATGATTACTTTATATTGTAGTATATTTCTATTATTTCCTTTTGTTAGTATTATGCCATCTGTCAGTGGATCCGTGTAATTTCTAATTATTATAGTGGTTATATTGCATGGAGAAATGAATGAGAAGGGTAGAAAGAAaagttaagaaaattttatttcctCTTCCTCTATCTCTCTGGATCCCACACAGCTCGAATAGGGTATCATTCCTTGTGCAACTCTGTCAATTGCTATCAATTTCTTTTTCACTGaacttttatttgttatttaaattttcattacaGAAATTTGTAAAACTTTATTAAGAgcgttaaaactaattttaaaatttctattttgtAGTAATCATGCATGAAGCtatgaattattttatctattgacaTTGTGAAAACACATTTCTATTTGtagatttttttacaattaaatgAGTTAAACAagtcaaattcaattttttttttttaaacaagctCAAGTTTTTAGTTAAGCTCATCAAATGAGCTAAAGCTTGAACAACCGATCTAAGTTTGAACAGCCAAGTCTAAACTTTAATGCCCTATTTGGTTCGACTCGATTACAATCCTACTAATGAGGGAAGATTTTTCTCTAAAAGTTAGAATATTCTCCTTCTCGATCCCCACTTTCATATTATGTCTCAATGAGTAATATTTTTGGACATCCCAaccataattacaaaattatctcCATAACTTTGCATGTTGACATATTGTGTACTAAATTCACCACACCAAATACTGCATGCAAGTTCTCCTTAAAGAAAAGTCTTGTACCTATACCACAGTAGAAATACCTCATTGATACTCTTCACCCATCACATTTATACGTATCTCTCCTGTTTCTGATTCTCTCTAATTGTCTACCGGCATAAGCATGGTTTTCCCAAAAGAATACACTCATTTCTTTGCCCACAATCATCATTAATGTGCTACAACTGCATGACAAGTGTAGTGTACTAATTACTCATTACTAAATACTAATACTAGCATCGTAGACAAGGAACATGTACATGCGATTTTGAGAAGATAATAGTACTTAAAGAAGTTATAGTTGCAAGCACAATTACACTTGGACAGACAGAGAAGTTATCTCATTGAGGTATTTTATCTCATTTTGGAAATGTTTTATGCTTATATAGAGAGGGAAACAGGTTTGAAGCATTATTCTCATATGAAAGTTGCAAGTGAATATATAGATTGGATCAGAAGATGGAAAACATGGAGTCTCAAACTTCTTACAAAGCAACAGTGCAGGAGGAAGAATCTGACATCTTTCTCACGAGAAATTCTCCAGTAACTCTCAAGGTTCTGTGATTTTACAGTAGGGCTTACCTTATAATAATAATCACTATCTTCCTTTGTGAAAAGATTTCCTCTGTtctcaaaattaaaatcttgaCACATGTATATTAATTACTGTTTTGTGGCTCCTATCTATATGTATTCATAATCATGTTATTTCTCTAAGACTTATATAGGCCAAAATCATGATATAGAAAATTATGATGATTTTGTTCTCATTCTTTGACCCTACTATAATTGTGCTTTAGCTTCAGTCTCACATTTTTTAATAGGACTaatgctgaattttttttttattacttattgCATATAGTTCCATGATGTTATCTATAAAATTAAGACCACAAAGTGGGGATTTCTTAAGAACACCAAGGCAGAAGAGAAAGTAATATTGAATGGAGTGACAGGCATGGCTCAATCTGGTGAAATTCTTGCCATGTTAGGTCCCTCAGGAAGTGGCAAAACAACTTTGCTAGCAGCACTGGGAGGCCGGCTCGGAGGGAAACTCCATGGAAGCATAACATACAACGGCAAAGCCTTCTCAAATGTAATGAAGAGGAACACAGGCTTTGTCACACAAGATGATATCCTCTATCCCCACTTGACTGTGGTCGAAACTGTAGTTTTCACTGCTCTTCTGAGATTGCCAAAGAGTTTCACCACAAAGGAGAAAATTGTGCATGCAAAATCTGTGATGGCTCAACTTGGTTTAACCAAGTGCAAGGATAGCATCATTGGTGGACCACTTCTGAGAGGGATTTCTGGAGGGGAGAGAAAAAGGGTTAGCATTGGACAAGAAATGCTCATAAATCCAAGCTTGTTGTTTCTTGATGAGCCAACCTCTGGCTTAGACTCAACAATAGCTAAGAGAATTGTCTCAACTTTGTGGGAGCTTGCAAATGGAGGGAGAACTGTTGTCATGACCATACACCAACCTTCAAGTAGGATGTACTGCATGTTTCACAAGGTGTTGCTGCTTTCAGAAGGGAACCTTTTGTATTTTGGAAAAGGGTCTAAAGCTATGGAATATTTTTCTAGCATTGGATATGCACCAATGACTATGGCCATGAACCCCTCAGACTTCCTTTTGGATCTTTCAAATGGTAAGTTGCTACTTGTTTGCTCTATATTGTTTTACAAAGTGTCAAGTTTCCTTTGTTATTTGTGAACCTTTTATACTCCACTATTGCATAGACAAAAgttcaaaatctcatttatctATTAGAACCTACATGTATTTGGATAAATTCACTTATTCTAACTTTCAAGATTGAGTAAATCTCTAAATTAGTCTATAAGATTATAACTACAGTATGTAACAAGTCATTCATTTAAGTTctttttcatctcattttttggCCTACattaaggactaaaatgaatGGCTTTTACAGAAGTCATACTAAATGGGAAATTTATAAAGTAATGCACTAAAGTGAAGTTACCAATGCTTCCAATCTCATGGACTAATCTAGGGGATCAAACTTAGAAATGAACTTTTCTCgttaattagtattttatataCTCATGCTGCAAATATGGTAAAGAACATGGGGATAAAGATGAGTTTTTTAGGCTCTGAGcctgtgattttctttttttatttaaaagaaaatacttgGGTTTAATTTAACTTTCTCAGTTGGCCAAATGGGAAAATTTCTTGCAGGTGTCTACACTGATCAATCGAATGAGGACCATGCCTTAAATAAGCGCAAGTTGATTTCTGCATATAGGAACTACTTCGATGCAAAACTGCAGCCAGTGCTTCATGAAATAActgaatatgataaatgtaaGGGTAGAATTGAAGACAATGGCTTTGGGGAATGGCCTACCAGTTGGCCACAGCAATTCCTTGTGCTGCTAAAAAGAGATGTCAAAGAGAGAAAGTACGCATCATTCTCTGGCATGCGGATCTGTCAGGTCCTTATGGTTGCTCTTATTGCAGGACTACTATGGTATAAGTCTGACATTTCACACTTGCAGGATCAGGTAACAACTTTCaatgaataaatcaaagttccacttagaaaataaattctatGAATATAGTTTCCCTGAAGATTTGTAATTATACTACTGAATTATTGCCttgttttaacaaaaaaatatttttgtaataatatgGTTAATCAGAGAAATGAATTAAGTCTTGAATGACTAAAGTTATAAACTAATTTGTAAGCTTATAACAATGATTCAATTGACATATCGTGATTGAGGATCTGGATGGATGTAGATTTGATTCCCCTTATGTCACTAAAACCCTGCTTGATGAGCAACTTTCTTCACTCCTCAGGGAGCTCCCTTGATACCTAGGCACTAGTTGAGTAGCTATGATTGGATAAAATTGTTTGTGGTTTAGGTCTGAGCAGTAATCTTTTGGGTGGGTATATGCTAATAGCCCTAGGATGCCATTGGTTCCCTATCTAGTAGTATTGGAGGTTTCTCcccattttacattttttctcaataaaataataataattcagtTGCTATGTACTTGCAGATTGGGATTCTATTCTTCATTTCTAGCTTCTGGAGCAGCATGGCTCTCTTCCAAGCAATATTCACCTTCCCCCAAGAGCTAACAATTCTTAAGAAGGAACGATCCTCTGGAATGTACAGGCTCTCCTCATATTTCATGTCAAGAATGGTTGGTGACCTTCCAATGGAGCTTGGGCTTCCTACCATATTTCTTGCCATAGTCTATTGGATGGCTGGGCTGAAACCTAATGTGGCAAACTTCATATACACAATGCTCAGTGTCTTTCTCAATGTGCTAGTTTCACAAGGGCTAGGCCTTGCCATTAGTGCTATTGTAATGGAACAGAAATCTGCATCCACACTGGCCTCGGTGATCATGCCAACCTCCATTCTGCTTGGTGGATACTATAATCAACATGTGCCAAAATTTATAGCATGGCTGAAATACTTCTCCACCCACTACTACGTGTACCATCTTGTGATAGGGTCTCAGTATGGCACTAGTGACACATACCCTTGTTCTAATGGCCAGTGTTTGGTTGCAGAACATCCTGTGATTAAGCAAGTGGGGCTACATTTGCAAGGGAAAATCACGGCTGCATTGGCTCTGTTCATAATGCTAATAGGCTTCAGACTTGTGGCTTATCTTGCTCTGATGAGGATTGGGGTGACAAAGAAGGCTTAGGAGATTTGTCGTTAgttctaaattctaatataGTAGTACTTGGTCTTTTTTAGTCATTTAATGGTGTAGTATCATACCATCTAGCAAATCCATACAACTTTTTAATTGCTTAGCAGAAAACCTGTGAAAGCTTGTATGCTTAATATTGATGATGATTGTGAAAACTTTTATCACTTTATGTCTATTTATCTCTTATTATCTGTCTGTCTATCTAAGACTAAGACATGTCATGCATACACAAAAAGcatcttttgttttttgcattatgatagatttttaaatgaactctctctttttcttcagaGAACAAAAATGCATTCAATACTATCGTATTGTCACCCGATGGGGGAAATAGGCCaacataataacaaaatttatatcaGAGTAATAAGCAGCGGAAATAAATTTCCCCAAATATAGAGCGCAAAATAGAGcgcaaaatagaaattaaggaaaaaaaataaagacacaAATTATTTAACGTGCAAAATCCATCAATGCAAGGATAAAAATCATGGGTCGTCCAGACCAAAGAAATAACTCCACTATAATCAATGAAAATACAAGAGAACCTCCAAAGAGTGCACTAAAATGTACTAcaaacaatcaaatcaaaataaaccccCAATTGGTACAATAGAGACAAGAAGATAAAAcccaaaaatatataacagaTAATGCGAAATACTCATCTCTCTATACAGATATCTTTTCTCAATCCAACCGGACAATTTGAAGTATCACACGCATAGAACTTGCTGTCCAAAAATCAGcccgatccaacggtgaacaaaTCCCCAGTTGCAATCAGAAAAATATTCTCTAATGGGTGTGCGAAAATCACAATAATTTTTCCtctccttctttctctctcattgatttgtaattattttcCCCTCTCAAATGAGTCTCTCTCACTATATCTCACTCTCTAATCCGACCTCTCTCCACTTAAATACAGTAAGTGAGACATAATGGCCTTCTCATTTGGGCCTTTACTCCACATAGAAAGGGAGCCCAGAAAATCCAACAAATCTCCCCTTCATAACTATGTGGAGGTGACCGCCAAACCAAAAATCTTAGAGCAAGCTTCAAACTTCCCTCTTAGTAATGTCTTAATCATCATATCAGCACCACTAAAGGatttcaccttcaaagggccaCAAACATCTAAATGTACCAATTCAAACAACTCAGATTTTCTGGAGGGAGGATGCTTCTAGAAGGATACTTTGGTTTGCCTACCAACCATGCAATGATAACATTTCTCCAAATCTGCATTCTTTAATCCTAGAAGCGTATCCTTCTTGGCTAAACAATTTAACCTCTTCTCACTGATATGACTAAGCCTTCGGTGCCACAAAGATGCCTTCATATCCATAGCATTTACATTGTCTCTAGCAACCAAAGCTTTCGTCCAATACAACTTTGAAATGTTCTCCCCCTTGGCCACAACCAGTTTACCCTTGGTGAATTTCCACTTTCCATAACCAAAGTGGTTATCATAACCAACATCATCAAGTACCTGCACAGAGATCAAATTAAAGCGAACATATGAAGCATGTTTCACTCCTCTAAGTAGTAACAGCATTCCCATGTTGGTTTGCAAACAAACATCACCAACACCAATCACCTTGGACACGCCATCATTACCCATCTTCAAGACTCCAAAATCAGATAGTGTAAAATGTGAAGAACTTCTTCCTGGTTGTAACATGCAGTGTAGCACCATTATCAATTATCCACATGTTCTCATCAGATACAAGATTAAGCGAATTAGGATCATAGAGATAACAAGATCATCACTGGTAGCAGTAGTCACACGGTCATCATCATGATCCTTCTCCTTTTGCTTACCCTTCTTGTCTTTACTCTCCTTCTTCCATAGAAAACAATTCCTCTGGATATGCCCAGTTTTGTGACAATAACGGCACTCGAAATTCTTATACCGAGACCTAGAGTTGCTCCTGCTTTCGTCTCTATCacccttcatcatcttcttctggcttcTCTCCCTGTTTTCAGTAACAAGCAGCTCTGACTGAGAAGAAGGACCTTGCGCCTTCCTTCTCATTTGTTTATTAAGAGCACTAGTCTTTGCCATTTGCAAAGGAACAATACCATTGGGGGCAGCACTAATCATGGAGACCTAGAATGTCTCCCACGAATCAGGTAGAGTTATTAATAAGAACAATCCTAACATGTCATCATCAAAGTTGATACCTGCAGCTGACAACTGATCACATCGTCCTTGAAATTCACTCAAGTGCTCAGTAAATGGAGCATTGTCCTTGTACTTCAATTCAACAAAGTTCTTCAATAAATACAATTTGTTGCTCCCTGATTTAGAAGCATACAAGGACTCAAGAGTTTGCCATAGAGTTCATGCATGTGTCTCATGAGAAATAAGATTATAAATAGGTTCATCTACAAAATGTCTAATAAAACCATATACATGTTCAAAACCCCACTCTTCATCAAACATAGAATCTGCCTTCTGTGTGCCAAAGACTAGAAGATGCAAATTCTTCACAAATAGCAAGTCCTTCATCTTGCCCTTCCAAAAGTGATAGTTTGCTCCACTCAAGGATATCATCATAAGTGCCTCCATCGTTCAAACAAGTAGAAAAATAATCCCTTAAGCAAGAGCTCTGATACTACTCTGATGGGAGAAATAGGCCAACACAATAACAAACTCTATAACAGAGTAATAAGCAGCAAAAATAAATTCCCCCAAACTTGCAAGAACCTGTGAGGAGCATCAATGaaatataaaacacaaaatAGAAATTGAGGAAAAAACTAAGACACAATTTGTCTAACGTGAAAAATCCCTCAATGCAAGGGTAAAAATTACGAGTCGTCCAGACTAAAGAAATAATTCCACTATAATCAATAAAGATACAAAAGAACTTCCAACAAATACACTAAAATAGGCTACAAACAgtcaaattaaaacaaaccCCAAATTGATACAATAGAGACAAGAAGATAAAATCccaaaatatagagcaaataatacgAAACACTCATCTCTCTCTACAAATATCTTTTCCCTATCCAACCGTACAATTTGAAGTATCACGCGCGTAAAACCTACTGTCCAAAAATCAGCCCAATCCAATGATGAACGAATCCGCAATTGCAATTTAAAAAACACTCTCTAGTAGGTATGCGAAAATTACAATGATTTTCTCTCTCAATGATTTGTAATTGTTTTCCCTCTTAAATGAGTCTTTGTCATTGTATCTCACTCTGTAATctgacccccccccccctccccccccctcCTCCACTTAAATAAGTGAGATATATGGGCCTTCTCATTTGGGCCTTTACTCTACATAGGAAGGGAGTCCAAAAAATCCAACACCACCTACTAGACAAAATTAAGGCTTTTATCTAGGGACGGTTCCAGAAATTCATCAAATGGAGGgctaaacttttttattttattttaattatttaaatatctaacttctaatctcaaataaataaatatttaataaataaaattttttataaattatttattagttttacacaaatttaaaattaatttttatttcaaatgataATGAAAGAAGTGCGTGtatatttatactaattttttatttttttattttaaattttgggagatttttttattttacaagccAATAACAATTAAACAAAACGCACAACAATAATTTTGTAGAAACAAactcattaaatataataataattaaaattcattaaattttataacaactatatataatatacataaatatgtttataatataacgttataataattaattttactaattagatatataaatagataaatgaaACTTATAATACTACACAAAACATAGTTAGCTAGGTAATAAAATTTGATGTAAAGTCATAGAAATACAACTTTTATCACATTTATTAATTACTAGTATATATATCTCTTTGTATTAGAATATAATTAGTTACaagatatattattaaaaatagaataaaattagtGGTAAGTGATAAcatatattatcatatttattaattcatattttttaaactaatactaatatatattaattattaattagtatgGGGCTAAAGCCCCTGCATGCCCCACCCACAAATTCGTCCCTACTTTTGTCATCTCTACCACGACACTCAGGCTAAGTTTAAGGCTTTGAGCTATCAAGTCGTAGAAGTGGAGAACAACACCAAAACCATGGAACttgttcttaatttattttataatgatgACGAGTCTAATATAGACCCCgactatttttgttttggtcATTTGGATTAAAGAAGCCAATCTAACTGCTACTTATTCTTAGTCTTTGTTGTCTTTTCTAGGGCTATTGGTTGTTCCCTTACCTTCCAATTGTTTCCTGCactttatttttgtcttatGGAATGATCAATTCAAAATGTAAGATTACATTTCAAAATCGGCTTTCAGAATGACCaaaccaaaagataaaaaaatatattccagCAAGAGGGCAGGAAACCACTTGGGAAGTGTAGGAAACAACAACCTTGTTCTAGCACCATTAACTTTCTCAACCAACATGCAATGGGCTCTTACTTCCTACACCCCCCAAAGGACCTGAACAGACACAAATACCCCTCCCTAGCAAGCCCCGCCTCCACCCAATACCAACGACATCCACCTTACACCATTGTCGAACCACACTAGTGCAATAGAAAGTAAAGAGTCACGGATGGAGTCAGGAACCAAAGAGAGGTGTAAAAGTTGTCTTATTCTAAAAAGGCCTTTCCATAATACACTTCTAGGGGTGTATTCAATTAGAAtttgaaagaacaaaagaaatcaataatatcagattttttttaaatgaaaaacaaagaaataagttacacgaatcaaaattaaaactcactaatcatttttatatttataaataatactacGTACTTTGGTAAGCTTGGAAGAAAAACATAGATAATATGTCTTCCGGTCTTCCTGGATAAGATGGGAAGAAAAACATCATTATTGAAAAAAGTTAGCGGTACGGATCCATGTCCGGTACACATTGGTAAGCTGAAAACAatattgtttataattataGACCAATGTTTACtaataataatgtttataaACCAGTCAATTAATTATTGGGGCCGTACGTGCGTTCATCTTCAAAActagaatttaattaatcagCAGATATTGGATTCACAATGGATCAGGCTTTAGTTGAATCAAAAAGTTACACGCAAGTAGAAAACGCTGATGTGATCATTTGGGTTGCATCTTACATTTTCAAGGATTTTTGCAGAAAACCTAGAGATATCCACACTTTAACCCGTTTCATGGCAATTTGTTACAGTTGACTATTACACTTGATCAAACGTGTGGGCTGTGGAAATAGCAGATTGTGTCTTGAAGTCAATGTTAATTTGTTGTAGTAGCTGAAAATTTGGAGTTGGTTGGTTTACGCTGGTCTTACTTTATACACTCTTCCCCGTATCATAAATCATAGTAATTTATATACAAGTTCGTGTTTCATATGacaattaaatatcatttttacgTAAGAAAATGCTCTATATAAGTCACCTAAAAGCAAGAAAAGTCACACCAATGTAAACCAACCAACTCCAAATCTGgcttaactaattaattaaacctAATTGAACTCGATTCTTCACATttcaaatacataaaattatccAAATTACCTGTCCAAtgaaagcaatttttttttatctataaatgttagtttttgtttgttcattttttttagtggaTAAATTCAAACCCATTACATATTTCTGTCTCCCTTCAACTTTTACCACCTAGTTAATGTGTATAGGAAAAGAATAAAGTTTTACAAGTGGAGTAGTATAGTACTCTGGATGGGATAAGGGAGACCAAAGAGAGTTTCACACAATCATGATTTGTGCACTCCAGTTCATAAACCCGCTAGATTAATCTTTGTAGTCCAAGGCACGTACTAAACTAATTAATATGAGCTAGTATAtcttttccacttttttttttttttggtacggAGCCAAACATAAGCCTCTTTTATTGCATCAATAACTAGATCAACTAAAAagctaagaaaaaattaatgttatgtACGAAAGTCCAAATTCAAGAGAGGGTTTCGCAAGGATGGTATGGTCGACGACGTTGTTTTCATGCCCATGAGTATCATCACTGGTAACAGGACTAAAAGCACGAGTATGAAACTCATCATAAAGTCATAAACATGCAAAATACCGACATAAGTGACAACAAGTTGAAGAATAGCTTGCGGCTTATAAGAAAAAGATTTTGAATATTAAAACTTTCAAGCAACCCTCATGAAGAAATCACgttaacaacaaacaaaaagatatgCCCGAATTCATACGGCAAATTAATATTCAAAGTTTAACATTTAGATGTCATTTGCTGcggcaaaattaaaaatttaataaagtagGTGTTGAAAATCTTCATTTCTCCAAGTAATGTGATTGAGGCAACTACTTTAGAAATCCACCCCTCCGAGTTTTTCGCTAAACCAGTGAGATAAAGTCAtctcgtgtatttttattttattatctaattagtttggttctaaatttaaatttatccaatctattataatatataagggTTTAGATTAAACTGATTAATTTTtggtttgttgatttttattttacttatctttttttaaaaaaaaactttgaaatacaaaagtaaaaaaatatataatatttaatgacaTTTTTAACAATATCTATtctaattttttccttttacccATTCCTTAATAATTACATATAttgcttcaaaaaaaaattacatatcatTTTCCATCTCTTTATGTCTACGAATTACAAAGTCAAATATTCACTGTTACCTGTGCAGACTcatcataaaatttaacatgAACATTGTTTCTTCTTTCTCAAACTATCACTTAATTGGGTATATCTTGGTTCTTCAACTACTCCTCCAATGagcaaagatgatgatataGGAAAcaagttatatatttaattctgACAGGCCTGGAAATCCTAACCACACACTCCTTTGACGATAAGACCTCAAGATCCAAAGTCCTCGTGATAATAACCAAAGTCAATGATAAAAGGCCTTTAACTCACCCGCAGGAGCCCTTCAAACGCACCTGAGCTGATATGTTGGAAATTTAGGACCGTGCttcatcataattttaaattatggtactgttaatttatttaaaaagtggaAGCATATCTCTAATAGCTAATACTATCGAGCTCTATTCTAAATAGTCTTGTATGGCCAAAATATTGAGTATCTtacactaataataaaaaacttagTACTTAGAAAGAAAGAGAGTTCTTTTTCTTAAGTTATATGATAAATGGGGattcaataattttgatttgataatataaataaatattaaatttaaaagttacgtCTAAAAAGTTAACATACGAAAACGTTAAATCTAATGAAACAGATTATAATAGGCGGGCGCTAATTCCGTGAAGCATTTAAGATATAATTAATGTTCTATTCTTATGATCCGTTGTGTAGAAAATGTCTAAATATCCTTCTAGCTAGCCAGGatttgaagataaaataaaataaaaattgaaaattataattagtgattcaaaattaatttatttgaagacaaatgagttaaaaattataattagtgatTCAAAATtccctaaaaaaatttaaaattagatatCTAGGGAAttatcatacatttttttttccttttgaagaAGGTAAATCAATATTGACAAGCTCAAGCAAGTTCAAAACACTTGAGAAACCATTTAAATTTCGGTCCATATTGTTATAGATACTTTGAGTTGCTAATTTGAAGAAGGATTCCTGAACTTTGTCTTCTCAGACATTATTCAATTAATGCCAAACAaaggatatattttttaacaagttgttttagaaatttcaaaaccaaacatttttttaacagcaaatcaatttataataatcaaaaggAATTGTGCTTGACACAAGAAGTGGCAATAACAACCCCAGAGgtttaaaattacaaacaaaagtTTAAGGAATGGAATGAATTCTCCCTCAGCTGAATAAATTTGCGTTCAAAAGAAAACAACCCTACTGCATAAAATAAGG comes from the Glycine soja cultivar W05 chromosome 6, ASM419377v2, whole genome shotgun sequence genome and includes:
- the LOC114416899 gene encoding ABC transporter G family member 9-like, which codes for MENMESQTSYKATVQEEESDIFLTRNSPVTLKFHDVIYKIKTTKWGFLKNTKAEEKVILNGVTGMAQSGEILAMLGPSGSGKTTLLAALGGRLGGKLHGSITYNGKAFSNVMKRNTGFVTQDDILYPHLTVVETVVFTALLRLPKSFTTKEKIVHAKSVMAQLGLTKCKDSIIGGPLLRGISGGERKRVSIGQEMLINPSLLFLDEPTSGLDSTIAKRIVSTLWELANGGRTVVMTIHQPSSRMYCMFHKVLLLSEGNLLYFGKGSKAMEYFSSIGYAPMTMAMNPSDFLLDLSNGVYTDQSNEDHALNKRKLISAYRNYFDAKLQPVLHEITEYDKCKGRIEDNGFGEWPTSWPQQFLVLLKRDVKERKYASFSGMRICQVLMVALIAGLLWYKSDISHLQDQIGILFFISSFWSSMALFQAIFTFPQELTILKKERSSGMYRLSSYFMSRMVGDLPMELGLPTIFLAIVYWMAGLKPNVANFIYTMLSVFLNVLVSQGLGLAISAIVMEQKSASTLASVIMPTSILLGGYYNQHVPKFIAWLKYFSTHYYVYHLVIGSQYGTSDTYPCSNGQCLVAEHPVIKQVGLHLQGKITAALALFIMLIGFRLVAYLALMRIGVTKKA